The window GCAGGATGACTATGCACTTCTCAGTTATAAGCGTAGTTGGAATTCTTTTCGTGAAGGTTTGTATCAACCTGAAATTGTTGAAGTTGGAGAAATGAATATAGATGAATGCTTCTATAAAGAACGCGATCTAGAAAAGTTGCTGAAACGCGCAAAACCTATTTTCTGTAAAGAAGCTGGCACCGTTACCGCTGCAAACAGCTGTGGCATCAACGATGGGGCTGCGGCAGTACTTGTTATGGAAGAAAAGCTTGCAAAGGAACACAATATGAAGCCCGTTCTACGATTTGCCGATAGTATAGTGAGTGGAGTACACCCTGACTATCCCGGAATTTCTCCAGTTCGGGCAATCCATAGTCTATTGAATCGGAACGGACTATCGATTAAGGATATCGACTTGTTTGAAATAAACGAAGCCTTCGCTTCTAAAATAGTGGCATGCGCGCAGGAATTATCGATTCCGTACGAAAAACTGAATGTTTCCGGCGGTGCATTGACGACAGGACATCCTTACGGGGCCTCCGGTGCAATTTTGGTCACTCGATTATTTTATGAGGTTCAAAGAAGAAAAGGGATGAAATATGTGCTCGCCTCCATTGGAAGTGCCGGCGGCGTCGGTCTCGCAGTTTTATTTGAGGTGACGGAGTGAATACAGAGAAAAAGTCGTTCCTATTTCAGAAAGAGCGCGTGCAGGAATACGTCCGAATGCTTGGCGACTTGAATCCCGTATATGATAGCAAGGAAAGTGCACGGAAATTGGGATTTCGGACAATTCCTGTCCCGCC of the Sporosarcina sp. FSL K6-1508 genome contains:
- a CDS encoding acetyl-CoA C-acyltransferase, whose amino-acid sequence is MKRAVVVQAKRTPIGKKGGTFRDIEPHILAAPLLRELSTGITSEIDEIIFGNVVGPGGNIARLTVLESGLPLSVTGMTIDRQCSAGLEAIRTACHFIQGKAGSCYIAGGVESASTSPFPGRARFSPDRLGDPDMGVAAENVAQKYGITKKMQDDYALLSYKRSWNSFREGLYQPEIVEVGEMNIDECFYKERDLEKLLKRAKPIFCKEAGTVTAANSCGINDGAAAVLVMEEKLAKEHNMKPVLRFADSIVSGVHPDYPGISPVRAIHSLLNRNGLSIKDIDLFEINEAFASKIVACAQELSIPYEKLNVSGGALTTGHPYGASGAILVTRLFYEVQRRKGMKYVLASIGSAGGVGLAVLFEVTE